Genomic segment of Bubalus kerabau isolate K-KA32 ecotype Philippines breed swamp buffalo chromosome 6, PCC_UOA_SB_1v2, whole genome shotgun sequence:
tgTTATCTTAGAAGCAAAACAATTAAATTCCCACAGTGTCCCTATTAGTCCAGTTCCTTGTAAATATATGAGGTAACATAAGGTAACCCACAACCCTCACTcgcctctccctcttgaacccaaGAGACTGTATCCTATGTAATACCTCTTGGCCTTGATGCTCTAACAGACACAGCTTCCTCCCAACCCCtaaccccccagccccccactgcTGTAGTCCAATCCTACCTCCTGAGAGGGAATTATTAGCACTTTCACAAATCCAAGAAAGAACAGAAGTTACCCAGTGTCACTGAATCAACGCTGAGTTGGTTCCTTTAATTAGAGCTGTGATTCTACACACAAAGGCTGTGGCAAAGCATTCACCCTCATGCCTCCAGGAGTGCAGCATCTTTTTTGCCTTGTTCTGCTCTTTCCACTAAATGATAATATTAATTACGCCAAAGTCATATATTAtaaaggaagaatgaaaagatggattAGAGGTGGGGTTTAGGAAATGTTGTCGTTGTCCATCAGGTGCAACTCTAACTGATAATGTTCTGTGTTTTGGCCCCagggcacagcatgtgggatcttagtttcctggccaggaattgaaccgacaccccttgcattggaggctctgaatcttaaccactggactgtgagggaagtccctgacttAATGCTTTCATATGCTTAACTTCACTTGGCAGCACTGCTTCAGTATCAGAGGACTGCGTCTGAGAGGCATGACCTGGCTTTACTTCCTTTGTCCAAAgcacagaagaataaaaaaagactTTTGTTCTTAGACTGGAATTTTTGCTCcattccttttgcttttcttctgtctACCTAAATCCTAACCTCATTCTTCAAATGCCACCTCAATAGCTCTAGCTAATGGAGACTTCACCTTTTCTCAACCACCCACAGTCCATATAATCTATTTCATATGCTGGTCACTCCATATATTCAGTTTTATAATGGATAATGTTCATTTTGGACTACCCCATCCTCAAACCCTCACTTCAGAGTTCTCATTTGCCTGAAATGGACAGAAAACTACACTTAAAAACCATATTGCATGGGTACATGAAGAGTGATATCAAGTAAAAATATAACTCTTTTTTTTATCACCATGATGCAAATAATCACACAGTCTAGATAGGCAGATCAAAACTCCTTGCTGTTGTACACTGATTTATTTCTGGGGAATTTTCTTTGTtactttcctccctcctttctctgttccttttcgAGAGGGGTGATAACAAGAGAGACAATTATAAAGATGCAATTTAGCATTCCAGCTGTGCTCGCTTTAAGATATACTATGAACCACCTAACTATCCTGGTTCAGCCGTATGTTTCCTCCCCTAAAATACTAATCATCTAGGAACCTGGATTCAGAAATGCCATCTCAAagcctgaaaaataaaaaggcaacaacaacaaaaaagaacttaATTCAATTATCCGCAGTCCATGGGAATAACAGAATTTCTACCAGGGGGGTTTGGTGTTCTTTGCCTGAGTTCCTCGGTGGCACGAATCCTTGCAGGACACATGCCATCTTCCTTTCTCTCCAGGAGCAGAGGTGCAGGtggatggagaaaaataaagaacatagcTTCCAGAGCCTCCTTGTGTTCACAGATGCACACAAAAGCAACTTGCAACACACATTTTCTCTCCCCGGTACCTAGATTATCCTGATAAGTGTCCTTTCCcaattggaaaaaagaaaatctaatatCTCTGAGAAGATAAGTAACAGAGATGTCCAAAACCACCGTAAGGGAATCTTAAACCTGGCATTTTCAGTAAATTTGACTCTCCACTGAAGGCTGAGTTATATCCCCAGAGGATGATAAATATTGTTATCTTTGCCTCTGGTTATACACAGGGGTCTTGTTTTAAGCCATGGTGCATTAGGTAGACTTTGCAGAGTGGAGCAACCGCTGCTCAGAGGAACGCGATGTTTCACTGGGTTATGGGGGAGGCTTAGCATGTATCTTCAGGTAACACAGGCAGGGGTGTCGTCACATGCTTCCATGTAAGATCACGCTTTTGGAAACGGGGAGTGAATCCCAGCTCCATCACCTGCTAATAAACCGTGCTGCCACGGTAAGTTACTAAACCTCACTAAGCTTCTGCATCTTCATCTAAGGAAATGTAGGTTGTTctcaatgttaaataaaataaggtaTGTTCAGTGTCCAGTAAGTACCTGGCCTAGAGTAAGTGCTTGATAAATAATAGCAAGTATGTTCTCGGCCGCATGACACTTAAGTCCATGCCCAAATTCAAATGGAGAATTCATTGACAGCCCACAGCAAGGAGTGAAGCCAGCCTACTGGCAACACCATTAAcagtttctctttccctctttccctacttctttccttccctccctccccaccctcctgcaCTTTCAGAAGCCAGAACTTTCTAAGGAGATCGATTCCATTCTCTTAGGGAGTGGTTAGGCTGGAAAATCTTAATCTTGAATTCTTATCTTTTTGCCACTTCCCACCCCCTAATCCTCCCACTGGGTATTTAGAACTCCCTGTAAACTTCACAGGATCGAGATGCATTGAGATCTGTAGGAGGTGTTGGAGGAAAAGGGGGGACTGGGATGTTAAAAATCAGGGCAACAAAAATACCTATGATGTCATTTACCCTGACTTCTGAACCACCACCAGAAGCCTTTTAACTTGGCAGGTGTGAAACCTCAGCCTCCCAGCCTGTGTTATCACTTAACCCCAAATGCAGGCCTCAGAGGGTCTTCCATTAGAGAGATCCCCACTCCTTCCCTACCTCCCCACAGTctatctctctctccttctctgacttttaGTGTAGCCAATTAAACCTGAACAACGGGTGGATGGAGGAAATATGCTGCATCTATGGAATGGTACAGCAGGGACCAGTTTCACTGTTAATTTAAAATGCTAGAATTAATTAGGTAGTGTAAATGAAGAATTTAATAAGCACTCTTTACAGCCACAAGTTCTACTTTTATTAAACACTGCTACCAAATGAGGGCAAATATCTCTGGTCTCTCTATATTTCCCTGCCTCATTCCCGTAAGTTCTCtgcaaataaaattctttttccccctgaattaaaaaatgcataattATAAATTTATGCCTGAATTGTATTTCTGCCTTCAACCCATAAGCTTCTTCTTTAAGCTCAGATGCTACTGTATGTCTCTGCTTGTGCTGGAGAGGGTGCTAAACAAGCCCAAGTTGACAATTTTGGTTTTGTATACCAAATTAAAGGCTGTCTTCGAAGCTGTCACTCCTATTCAAATCCACTCAGTGAACTACCAAATTAGCATTCTTTCAGTAAAGGAATCTGCTTGTTTAAACATGTgtctttagaaaacaaagaacaacacCATGAATCAGTACTTCTGAAAAATCTCACTACACTTCTAAAGGAACTCTTTTGAAAAGGTGCTTAATAATATTCACTAAGATAGCTGGCAGAGTCCCTATTTAGAAGGTAAGGCTATACCAAAAATACATTTTCCATACAGGAGTAGGAGGAAGAATCATATGGTTAACTGGTTTTAATTTGGTTTGAATTATCATCCTATTATATAAAGATTATTCAGGAATCTAAACATTGGCTTTCTGACAGCATAGGCAGTTCTGTCAAAGGATGGATGATCCAGGGCTCTGGGATAAGAACACCAAAGCCGTGGCCCTATTTGGAGACCTTGATAAAATTTCTCTGTTCTAGTCACTCTTCTTGAACCATACTAACTGTACTTATAATAACAACACCCTCCCCCGTTACTGAGAGACTACTATGCAAGAGGCATTGTGCTAGGCAGTATATATCCAGTcttccatttaatcctcacaaaaagtcctttaaaataagtattattttccaactttacagaagaggaaattatGTTTGGTGAGTTATGTGATTTTTATATGTTGACAATTATTTGAGTTTtatgatttttcaaaataatatatatagggGACAAATTGACAAGGGAATCAGAAGAATTGGAGAATATGGCTACATGCACACAAATACACTGTATTCTctgatttaaaaatcaagataacgtatttcaatattttaaagtttcctttttcCTATATAGGCCAGCTGCTCTTCACTTAAACTGTCCAGAGAGAGGGAAATacaagtcaacattcaaaaatgataAATACTCAAAGCTGAGTGTGAATGATTTTAGGAGAGGAGCATCAAAGCATAGCAGCTTCACTGCCATCACGATGTAGTCCAATATTTTTCTAGGAAAACATTCTCACTTCCAGAAAGATTACAGGGAAAcgacccccagccccagccccaaagGATTATAGCGTCAGTATCTGGCAGACACGAGGTCCTCAATGAATGACtgtcaattagaaaaaaaatcacaacctaAAGCTTTCAAGTATTAAAGGGTAGGGTATTGTTTTACTTTCCAGTAAAAAGTCTCTGAATTCTCAAAGAGTATCTTCACAACAAACACGTAAAATAAAATTCCTTCATGTAGCATCTCCCTCCCATGACAGAGTAGATTTATTCCAGAATAATCTGCTCTCCTTAAGGCCTATTACTCCCAGGGACAATGGGCAGTTGTGACGACAATAGCCCCCTCTAAAACACTGTCTCAGACACATGGAAGAACGCTGGACACACACAAACCAAATGTTTGAGAGGAAAGGAATAAACAGACAAAAACGAGTACGGGGTTGGGGGCAGAGGGCAGAActgagaactaaagaacaaagtgTAGGGGTGGCTGATTAAGAATAAAAGAGGATACAACCAAAGGATTATTTCACATAAAGCAAAGCTGAGGAAGCTCCAAAATCTTTATCTGCTTCCTGGTCCTACCAGTCCGCAATGCGGTTGCATGTAGtattcacacacatatgcatttgTGACTGTAACCATGCTATCCTTGAATGCAGGACACAAGCTGCAAACACTCAAAGccaccaccacacacacgcaCTCCTGCCAAGGTCTGCATTTCTAATGGAACAAGGTGGCTGTGAATCCCAAGCCTAGAATAGTGAAGAAGAGCGTACCTGTAATTTTGTCTCTCACGAGTTTGCAGGATTCTATTTCACCAATGCTCCCAAAGAGACTCCTGAATTCCTCCTGGGTCATATTCTGGGGTAAATAGTTGACTATGAGGTTGGTTTTGCTGTCATCTGTGGCTGCCCCTGTCTGCATGGGAGAAGGACAGTTTCTATTGTTGCTGGAGGGTCCATTGCTTGTATTGGATGTCGGGCCATTTGACACCTGAGGCTCCATGGTGCTAattatctaaataaaaataaaaatattaagccTTTTGATATTTCAAAGACACAAAGTCTCTTTCaagatttgattttattttttgtaaagaaaGGGAACAAGATAAAGCAGGATGGAGCAAAAGAGATGGGGTTGTGAACACAGCCAatttagaaacatgtttttaACCAAAATGTTAAACTCCCCTTGCTATTTTTAGGCCAGCCCATAGATTTTGAACACAGACTAGAATGCAGTGGGAACTCTCCCATTATTTTGTTAATGAAAAGCTAATTCCTGTTTTCATTACACAATCACTCTCAGAAATGTATACTTAAGCCACaccaaattataattaaaatgtaaagtaaTAATCATGATTAAAATTATAGTTCCATTAAAGCTGAAAAAGCTAAACATAGAGGGCTACGCTCACAAGATCAAATACAGTACCTGTTTATTAACTATCTCATAAAGTAAAATGACATTAAATTAAGTGGGGCTGTTTCATATGAGAAGGGTTTAGATTTTCACTGATGCTTAATAATGATCAAACTTTAGATTTCATAAAAGCACGCTGGGGAGCTACAAAGTTATCTAATGATGTTTCTCCCCAGCTACTCTGTTATTGTTTCTCCTGGacctcaaataaaataaaaaaacatgaaGGAAAGTTCTCTCTAGGTCTCTACTTCAAGTCTAGTCCAGCCCCAGATGGTCCTTTCACACATTACTCAAAAAAAGACTTCTATGTATTTAAATAGTTACTTAAAGAAATATTTCCATGAATGTGTTAACTGTTTGAGGCAGCATGCATGGGAATAAAGAGACAAGCCTCAGTCTCTATCCACAAGGAGATTACAGTCCACAGAGGACATAGAAGGCAAAGGGCTGCAATTGGACAGTGGCCATGTAATGGAGGAGCAATCAAACCTGCTTAAAGGATAGGGGTACTCGGGGAAAGTCCCAAGAAGATGTTGTTAGAATTAGGTTTTACATGAAAAGTAGGTTTAAGCTCATGGAGCTGGTTCATGAAGATGCCTTGTACGGTATGACAAGCACTGAGAATCAGAAAACTGCAGAGCCAGAAAGAAGGCACTTCAGGCAATACAATTCAGTTCAAAACTCTCCTGTTGGAGATGAATTCCAGAGACATCCAGAGATTTCTTTGTCATCACAGGAAAGTGGGGCAGAGTCTAGGCCTGtacccagttttcccagcccGAATGCAGTCCATCAGTCCCACTTTTCCATTCTATCTGAGCTCCATCCCTTACTCATCCTTTATGGTGTTATTTCCATCTTCTGTGAAATTGAACATCAGCCCCTTGGAAATGGGATCATGCTCTGTCATTCCCTAGTGGTACAACTTTGGGTAAGGGACTTGAACTCTGAGAACCTTAGTGTTCCTCatttgaaagaagagaagaacAATGCTGCCTGCTTTGCAAGGTGTTAAGAAGAATCTGGTGACAGAATATATGTAAAGTGCCTGAATAGTGGTGGGAACATAACCACAATCATTGATATCCATTAAAGTCATTCTAGGgcttcccctggtagctcagctggtaaggaatccacctgcaatgcaggagaccctggtttgattcttgggtggggaagatgccctggagaagggataggctacccattccagtattcttgggcttccctggtggctctgcaaGTTACCTGATGTGACTTCTCTCACTGACTTCCCACCAGAAAGGAGTGAGGCATATTCTAACATTCTCTGTGTttttttatagacaaggaaacccAAGCTTAGCAGATATCTGATTACTAGTAGCttccattattattactattatttggctgctctgagaAATTTGGGGAGATAAGCctgtttatataatatacatgtagtAAACTGTACAAGTCTCAAGGGTACAACTCAAGGAATGTTTACAAAATGAACACAACTCACACTCAAGTAACCACCTTTCAGATCATGATACAGAAAATGATCAGCATTCCAGAAGACTTTCTTGTGTCCCCATCCTCATCATTCATACCACCCACCAAGGTAACCACTACTCTGATTTCTAATTcacagacttatttttttttttttaattttatatacatggAATCACACAAAATGTACCCTTTTATGTCTTTTCACATATTATGTCTGAGTGTCTTTCATGTCTTGAAATATAGAGGTAGGCTGTTCTTCTCCACCTCTGGAGAAAATTGCGttgtattaaaatattatgttttatGTGTCTCTTTTACTTCGAAGAACACTgggttatttttagtttttttcttttttttttaaactattatagataatgctgctatgagcattacATACACATCCTATGGTGTACGTAATACATATTTCTGTTGGGAATATTCTTTGGAGTCTATTTTGGGGTTCAGGGGTATTTCTGCTTTAGTAGGTACTGTCTATAGTTTTTCTAAATAGATGTACCAACCGACTCTCCCACTAGCAGAATATGACAGTTCTAGTTGCTGGTCGTCCTCATCAATGTCTAGAggctgttttttttgttgttggtgtttttgttttgttttgctttttgcttatTTGCTCATCTGAATCATAGTGTTATAGTAAGAAGGGAATAAGTTTTAGAGTTTTAGCTGACTTAAAACTCTAGTTCTACTACTTTATTAGCTCTGTGATCTCAGGCAGTTGGGCTCTTGGGCCTGTTTTCTCTTTATAAACCAGAATAACACCACCGTGCAgggttatttatatatgtaagatGCCTAGAACATAAAGTGGCTAGAAGCATCGTAACTATTACTCCTCATTATGCCCTACATGGATAAGCTTTGCTCTAATTGCTTCTTCTTCTGATAATCACAACTGGGAactgaaaccaaaagaaagaaaagaagtctcAAGAGCAATCAGGGAAACAAGGCAGATGAAGGAAGGTGGGAAGCGTCTAAGATTTTTTGCCATCATGTAGGTAACTAAGTGGCTTCACTTATCACATCAAAACTTTCAGGACAACTGTGGGATTGTGTTAGGCTGGTCCAGAGAGCAAGGAGAAAGTAAAGGGCTCTGTAGAGGAATCTTAAATCAAGCTCTCCTCagcactgattaaaaaaaaaaaatgcacccaGTAACTCCTATGCAGATGCTCTGCCCTTGAGGCAAGGGTCCAGGAAAGAATCAGGGCGTTGTGCTCAGGGGAGGGATCATGCTAATGGAGATGATGTTTTAGAACGTCATCACAACTCCTGGCTGGGAGGTAGGTTTCTGCTCTGCCAAGCCATCAGCCTCCTGGGTCTGTGCAGTGCCTCCCTTTGCTGTGTTGTCTCACTGCTTCACTGAGTCAGGTGTCCAGGCAACAAGCCTAAGGAGCACCACCAACTCAACAAGGAACTTGAAAAATAGAATTTATCCAGTTCAGGAGGCTCGGCCGGCAGAACCACAGAGCTGCCCAACAGCTACATTTTGATTTAGTGGCAAAAAAATCAGTCCCACAATCTACAGAATGCCTTCCCTGCACCACCAAGGTTCCTACTCAAACACCTGAGAAATATCCTGCAGTAAGGCAGTATTTAGAGTATCAGTGATGGAGCAGGACAAATGTAAGTCATACCCAGGCACGCTGAGATGCTGTGGGACCAAGACTGTAACAGGTCATCTGACAGCTGTGTTCATTCTTAATTCACTGGATGCTTGACTCACAGACACATGTCGTGAAAGCCAGTACTTGTCCCCGTGAATATTTCACAGGTCTCCCTGCTTCAGAAAGGCCTAGGAAGTATCAAGTCTGCAGCAAAGAAATTTCAGTTCCCCAATAAGTCTTCTGGATCTCCTTACATCCTGTGTGGATTTCCTAATTTATGTTGACTCCTGGAGCTGAGCCCCATCTGTGCATCAGACAATCCTACCCTAACTGGGGTCCAAACCTCTGAAAAGGAACCATGAAATACAATGTTCAGTACTGAGCTCCTTTCATCGAACAAACCTATAAATCAGGTCAAGTCATTCCCATCTCGTGGAGATGGAGCTCTCTTTACTCTGCACACACACTGCACAGTTATCCTTTTGTGGGCTCAGAAGGAACTGAGGGAAATATACATATGCGCACACACAGAGTTTTCTCAATAAAAGCGTACAGTTTTAAAGCTgagaaacatttgcaaatgtgttaatatacattGTGTAATAAGACCCCTTGCTGGTCTTAATGACGCATCCCAGGATGCAAGACaggcttaaaaaaagaataagaaatgtaAAATGTCAGACTGAAATCTGACACACAAGAGAACCAAGAGCATTACTTGGAAAATAAGAGAAGCTGCCAGGGTGTAAATGTATGGAGTATGAAACTACGGCATTTTAAGGTCACATCCTAGACCTTACAGAGAGGACACCTGCAATCTCAACTTGGGAAAAAGATCAGAGGTAAACATGTGTGTTCGTGGGAAGCTATCCTCCAATAAATTCAGAAGCTGGCTTGGCGAAATCAGAATGCTTGCTTCCCCAGGGTAACACCTTTGATATTCTAACAGCACAATTTTCACTGCAAGTAAATATATCAGTTACTTAAGTGTGCGTATGTACTTTAATGAAGGATTCTGTGTGGGTCTCACAGCCAACTTCGTAGCTGACCAGGTTCCAACCCCCTGACTcgccttccttctctcttctgaACGGCAATTAAGAACAGAATTACAGTCAGCATCCAGAAGAGAGCCTTGAGGAGGTTCAGTTGACTTCAAACTCTAATGGTTACACAAAGCACTGCATTAAATCTTTTATGTTCCCATGATGTATTTTAAGAAACATTATACAGGCAGAAAATTTCAGGGATAAACTATTAAAGCAGTGCACAATAACGCAGGCACTCAAATCTTGTCACTGTCAATGTCGATGGTTTGAATGACTAATTACTCACACTCAACGCATTAACCTCACCCCTcccaccctctttttttttttttttttcctgcaaaataTACAACAAAAGCAAGAGGGAAGGCCTCAGGCATGCAGCTGCAGGGACGTTTATCTCTGcggaggcaggagggagaagaAGCAGAGGTTGGGCCAGGCTTCTTTATTTCTCAGGAtgatactgagaaaaaaaaaaagccaaccctCTCAGCCCTTTGTGGCTTCTCTGTTGCCACAATCCAGGGTCCTTCCCAACTGTCCTAAGTAACCATTCAATAACATCCTTCGTTATTGTTCACCTAAAGTATATGTTATACTGCTTCCTGGACAGGCCAGgttatattcattaaaaaaggGTTTATTTCCATGATAGCTAGATCTGGAAATGTTAGATGAACAGGGATGGAGCTCtggagtgccaggcactgtgcaaggTCCAGGGGATACACAAAGACTGGGAGCTGGCCCTCACTGAGTTCACAGGGTGGATGCATGATGTCAGAGAACATCAGGGGCCACTGAGCCCAACCCTGTAATCATAACAAGGAATCTGAGGACGAGAAAGTA
This window contains:
- the ELAVL4 gene encoding ELAV-like protein 4 isoform X7, which gives rise to MRLKNQIISTMEPQVSNGPTSNTSNGPSSNNRNCPSPMQTGAATDDSKTNLIVNYLPQNMTQEEFRSLFGSIGEIESCKLVRDKITGQSLGYGFVNYIDPKDAEKAINTLNGLRLQTKTIKGGCPVTVHEY